Proteins found in one Quercus robur chromosome 2, dhQueRobu3.1, whole genome shotgun sequence genomic segment:
- the LOC126713771 gene encoding transcription factor bHLH35, translated as MENMSEEYKQYKHYWETNMFLQTEELDSWGLDEAFSGYYDSSSPDGAASSAASKNIVSERNRRKKLNERLFALRAVVPNISKMDKASIIKDAIDYIQELHDQEKRIQAEIMDLESGKLKKNPGYDFDDLELPVLLRSKKKKTDQFYDSGGSRISPIEVLELRATYMGEKTVVVSLTCSKRTDTMVKLCEVFESLKLKIITANITAFSGRLVKTVFVEADEEEKDHLKIRIETAIAALNDPQSPMSI; from the exons ATGGAGAATATGAGTGAAGAATATAAACAATACAAACATTATTGGGAAACCAATATGTTCCTCCAAACTGAAGAGCTTGATAG TTGGGGATTGGATGAGGCTTTTTCTGGGTACTATGATTCGAGCTCACCAGATGGGGCAGCATCATCGGCAGCTTCAAAGAACATTGTGTCAGAGAGGAATAGGAGGAAGAAGCTGAATGAAAGACTCTTTGCACTTAGAGCGGTGGTCCCCAATATTAGCAAG ATGGATAAGGCATCGATAATCAAGGACGCAATTGACTATATCCAAGAGCTGCACgaccaagaaaaaagaatccAAGCTGAGATAATGGATCTTGAATCCgggaaattgaagaaaaatccCGGTTATGACTTTGATGATCTGGAGTTACCTGTCTTGTTgagatcaaagaaaaagaaaactgacCAATTTTATGATTCTGGGGGTTCAAGAATTTCCCCTATTGAAGTCCTAGAA CTCAGAGCTACTTACATGGGAGAGAAAACTGTGGTGGTGAGTCTAACATGTAGTAAAAGGACAGATACGATGGTGAAACTTTGTGAGGTCTTTGAATCTTTAAAGCTCAAAATTATTACTGCAAACATCACCGCTTTTTCTGGGAGGCTTGTCAAAACAGTCTTCGTGGAG GCAGATGAAGAGGAGAAAGATCATTTGAAGATAAGGATCGAAACAGCTATTGCGGCTCTCAATGATCCACAAAGCCCTATGAGCATCTAA